The Rhodococcus sp. X156 genome window below encodes:
- a CDS encoding DUF445 family protein, with the protein MNAVDLTLDDETKRADLRKMKVVATGFLVAATVVFLFARWQESIGAGGWVGYVRTAAEAGMVGALADWFAVTALFRHPLRIPIPHTAIIPRKKDQLGASLGDFVGTNFLAPDVVVDKLRAARVPERLGRWVAQPANAERITAEAAVLARGAVTVLRDEDVQQVIDATLVRRLVDRPWGPPLGKLLAEVLADGKHKRLVDLICDRAYDWVLVNHDTVVRVVSQQAPAWSPRFLDDMLADRLHREVLDFARAVRDDPEHQMRKAVDKFMAEFAEDLQHDPDTIARAESVKQQILEHPEVQNVVASAWGTAKRMILDAVEDPSSELRVRARDLVASWGARLADDPAVRGKVDGWLEGSLRYVVSNYADEITGVITDTVARWDAQETSRKIELQVGRDLQFIRINGTVVGALAGLVIYAVSDLLFG; encoded by the coding sequence ATGAACGCCGTGGACCTCACCCTGGACGACGAGACCAAGCGTGCTGACCTGCGCAAGATGAAGGTGGTGGCCACCGGATTTCTGGTGGCGGCCACCGTGGTGTTCCTCTTCGCCCGGTGGCAGGAGTCGATCGGGGCCGGCGGCTGGGTGGGCTACGTGCGCACCGCAGCCGAGGCGGGCATGGTCGGTGCCCTGGCGGACTGGTTCGCCGTCACCGCGCTGTTCCGCCACCCGTTGCGCATCCCCATCCCGCACACCGCGATCATCCCGCGCAAGAAGGACCAGCTCGGCGCGAGCCTGGGCGACTTCGTGGGCACCAACTTCCTGGCCCCGGACGTGGTGGTGGACAAGCTGCGCGCGGCCCGGGTGCCCGAGCGGCTCGGCCGCTGGGTGGCCCAGCCGGCCAACGCCGAGCGGATCACCGCCGAGGCCGCGGTGCTCGCCCGCGGCGCGGTGACGGTGCTGCGGGACGAGGACGTGCAGCAGGTGATCGACGCGACCCTGGTGCGCCGCCTGGTGGACCGCCCCTGGGGGCCGCCGCTGGGCAAGCTGCTGGCCGAGGTGCTCGCCGACGGCAAGCACAAGCGCCTGGTAGACCTCATCTGCGACCGGGCCTACGACTGGGTGCTGGTCAACCACGACACGGTGGTGCGGGTGGTCAGCCAGCAGGCGCCGGCGTGGTCGCCGCGCTTCCTGGACGACATGCTCGCCGACCGGCTGCACCGCGAGGTGCTCGACTTCGCCCGCGCGGTGCGCGACGACCCCGAGCACCAGATGCGCAAGGCCGTGGACAAGTTCATGGCCGAGTTCGCCGAGGACCTGCAGCACGACCCGGACACCATCGCCCGGGCGGAGTCGGTCAAGCAGCAGATCCTGGAGCACCCCGAGGTGCAGAACGTGGTGGCCAGCGCCTGGGGCACCGCCAAGCGGATGATCCTGGACGCGGTGGAGGACCCCTCCAGCGAGCTGCGGGTGCGGGCCCGCGACCTGGTCGCCTCCTGGGGTGCCCGGCTGGCCGACGACCCGGCGGTGCGCGGCAAGGTCGACGGCTGGCTGGAGGGCAGCCTGCGGTACGTGGTGAGCAACTACGCCGACGAGATCACCGGGGTCATCACCGACACCGTGGCCCGGTGGGACGCGCAGGAGACCAGCCGCAAGATCGAGCTGCAGGTGGGTCGTGACCTGCAGTTCATCCGCATCAACGGCACCGTGGTCGGTGCACTGGCCGGCCTGGTCATCTACGCCGTGTCGGACCTGCTGTTCGGCTGA
- a CDS encoding pyridoxal phosphate-dependent aminotransferase: MAQVMPPPQLVPHLQPFASTIFAEVTALATEHGAINLGQGFPDTDGPAAMLEAARAAIAAGHNQYAPGPGIPALRQAVAADRATRYGLHHDPDTEVLVTVGATEAITAAVLALVRPGEEVVMVEPYYDSYPVAVAVAGATRRTVALVRDGDRFALDLDALRAAVNPATRMLLVNSPHNPTGTVFTTEELAAIAELACEHDLVVLTDEVYEHLVYDGRVHRPLAGLPGMAERTLSVSSVAKTFSATGWKTGWVCGPAELVAAVRTAKQFMSFVGATPMQHAAAHALTHEQAWVQQLRIDLQGKRDLLSTALAEVGFRVHPSEASYFVCADAAPLGETDAVALCRQLPVQVGVAAVPVSVFCDSPTREQQPWRQLLRFAFCKRDDVLHEAARRLHALRAC; the protein is encoded by the coding sequence ATGGCGCAGGTGATGCCGCCTCCCCAGCTGGTGCCCCACCTGCAGCCGTTCGCCTCGACGATCTTCGCGGAGGTGACCGCGCTGGCCACCGAGCACGGGGCGATCAACCTGGGGCAGGGCTTCCCGGACACCGACGGCCCCGCCGCCATGCTGGAGGCAGCGCGCGCAGCCATCGCCGCGGGCCACAACCAGTACGCCCCCGGACCGGGCATCCCCGCGCTGCGCCAGGCCGTCGCGGCCGATCGCGCCACCCGCTACGGGCTGCACCACGACCCGGACACCGAGGTGCTGGTGACCGTGGGGGCCACCGAGGCGATCACCGCCGCGGTGCTGGCGCTGGTGCGTCCGGGCGAGGAGGTGGTGATGGTCGAGCCCTACTACGACTCCTACCCGGTGGCCGTGGCGGTGGCCGGTGCCACCCGGCGCACCGTGGCGCTGGTGCGCGACGGCGACCGGTTCGCCCTGGACCTGGACGCGCTGCGCGCGGCGGTGAACCCGGCCACCCGCATGCTGCTGGTGAACTCCCCGCACAACCCCACCGGCACGGTGTTCACCACCGAGGAGCTGGCGGCCATCGCCGAGCTGGCCTGCGAGCACGACCTGGTGGTGCTCACCGACGAGGTCTACGAGCACCTGGTCTACGACGGGCGCGTGCACCGACCCCTGGCCGGGCTGCCCGGCATGGCCGAGCGCACGCTGTCGGTGTCGTCGGTGGCCAAGACCTTCAGCGCCACCGGCTGGAAGACCGGCTGGGTGTGCGGGCCCGCCGAGCTGGTGGCCGCGGTGCGCACCGCCAAGCAGTTCATGAGCTTCGTCGGCGCCACCCCGATGCAGCACGCCGCCGCCCACGCCCTCACCCACGAACAGGCCTGGGTGCAGCAGCTGCGCATCGACCTGCAGGGCAAGCGCGACCTGCTGTCCACGGCGCTGGCCGAGGTGGGCTTCCGGGTGCACCCCAGCGAGGCCAGCTACTTCGTCTGTGCCGACGCCGCGCCGCTGGGCGAGACCGACGCGGTGGCCCTGTGCAGGCAGCTGCCGGTGCAGGTGGGGGTGGCGGCGGTGCCGGTCAGCGTGTTCTGCGACTCCCCCACCCGGGAGCAGCAGCCCTGGCGCCAGCTGCTGCGGTTCGCCTTCTGCAAGCGTGACGACGTGCTGCACGAGGCCGCCCGACGGCTGCACGCGCTCAGAGCATGCTGA
- a CDS encoding diiron oxygenase — translation MSSTTTSSASRGVKVTDRQEIASRLLSSAAKKSYDPMVEVDWQAPVPDHLFGLTPEWSTLYGTSLWEEMSLEQQVTLTKHEVSSIMSTGIWFEMILMQMVVRDIYGQDASTPHFQFALTEIADECRHSIMFARAAERFGAPAYRPSRTVLELGRVFKATAVGATAYAGILVAEEILDVMQRDWMRDERVQPITRTTAKIHVLEEARHMRFAREEIARRVQGMSAAQRARERAMLAAGAYFITTSLVHPDVYAAAGLDPKRAMAAARTNEHYRARLRDSAAKLMAFLDEVGLVGGPSVRLYKKISML, via the coding sequence ATGTCGAGCACCACCACCAGCAGCGCGTCGCGGGGCGTCAAGGTGACCGACCGCCAGGAGATCGCCAGCCGCTTGCTGTCCTCGGCGGCCAAGAAGTCCTACGACCCGATGGTCGAGGTCGACTGGCAGGCGCCGGTCCCGGACCACCTCTTCGGCCTGACGCCGGAGTGGAGCACCCTCTACGGCACGTCGCTGTGGGAGGAGATGAGCCTGGAGCAGCAGGTCACGCTGACCAAGCACGAGGTCTCCTCCATCATGAGCACCGGCATCTGGTTCGAGATGATCCTCATGCAGATGGTGGTGCGGGACATCTACGGGCAGGACGCTTCCACACCGCACTTCCAGTTTGCCCTCACCGAGATCGCTGACGAGTGCCGCCACTCGATCATGTTCGCCCGCGCCGCCGAACGTTTCGGCGCTCCCGCCTACCGGCCCTCGCGCACCGTCCTCGAGCTGGGCCGGGTCTTCAAGGCCACCGCGGTGGGGGCCACCGCCTACGCCGGCATCCTGGTGGCCGAGGAGATCCTCGACGTGATGCAGCGCGACTGGATGCGGGATGAGCGGGTGCAGCCGATCACCCGCACCACGGCCAAGATCCACGTGCTGGAGGAGGCGCGGCACATGCGCTTCGCCCGCGAGGAGATCGCCCGCCGGGTGCAGGGCATGTCCGCGGCCCAGCGCGCCCGCGAGCGCGCGATGCTGGCCGCCGGCGCCTACTTCATCACCACCAGCCTGGTGCACCCGGACGTGTACGCGGCGGCCGGGCTCGACCCCAAGCGGGCGATGGCGGCGGCCAGGACCAACGAGCACTACCGCGCGCGGCTGCGCGACAGCGCCGCCAAGCTGATGGCGTTCCTGGACGAGGTCGGCCTGGTGGGCGGGCCCTCGGTGCGGCTGTACAAGAAGATCAGCATGCTCTGA
- a CDS encoding TetR/AcrR family transcriptional regulator has product MTSAAATAAAVVDEARSARVAIDGRKKRWDEHKRARREEFVDGALAAIRRNGPQIGMEDIAGELQVSKTVLYRHFTDKSDLVDAILTRIAQTVALPPLLAELSQERADFDQARALIGAYVRSVAAEPELYGYVFTHNQEVGGAESVVATTERVIAEALSGLVGDRLRTMGMDSGGAQPWAYGVVGMVQLATHWWLDNRTMSSDALVDYLSMLVWGGLEGVLRADGAPAKFVPAAASDPTRRLLGGPLTPDPAPDPDADPDQKDSHG; this is encoded by the coding sequence ATGACCTCCGCCGCAGCCACGGCCGCCGCGGTGGTGGACGAGGCGCGCTCGGCGCGGGTGGCCATCGACGGGCGCAAGAAGCGCTGGGACGAGCACAAGCGCGCCCGGCGCGAGGAGTTCGTGGACGGCGCGCTGGCAGCCATCCGGCGCAACGGCCCCCAGATCGGCATGGAGGACATCGCCGGCGAGCTGCAGGTGTCCAAGACGGTGCTCTACCGCCACTTCACCGACAAGAGCGACCTGGTCGACGCGATCCTCACCCGCATCGCCCAGACCGTCGCGCTGCCGCCGCTGCTGGCCGAGCTCTCCCAGGAGCGGGCCGACTTCGACCAGGCGCGGGCGCTGATCGGCGCCTACGTGCGCTCTGTCGCCGCCGAGCCCGAGCTGTACGGCTACGTGTTCACCCACAACCAGGAGGTGGGTGGCGCGGAGAGCGTGGTGGCCACCACCGAGCGGGTGATCGCCGAGGCGCTCTCCGGGCTGGTCGGTGACCGGCTGCGCACCATGGGCATGGACTCCGGCGGGGCGCAGCCGTGGGCCTACGGAGTGGTGGGCATGGTCCAGCTGGCCACGCACTGGTGGCTGGACAACCGCACCATGTCCTCCGACGCGCTGGTGGACTACCTGAGCATGCTCGTCTGGGGCGGGCTAGAGGGTGTGCTGCGTGCCGACGGCGCCCCCGCCAAGTTCGTCCCCGCCGCGGCGTCCGACCCGACCAGGCGGCTGCTCGGCGGACCCCTCACCCCTGATCCCGCCCCTGACCCGGACGCCGATCCCGACCAGAAGGACAGCCACGGATGA
- a CDS encoding DUF4873 domain-containing protein yields the protein MSTPEEHDDPAGYQGPATAAHDEHEHAVDLTLSGHFEPIGGTYSWYGRVRGLPQTPSGTTLTVRTDAAEAQVVVTEQDLWGNHLVRGVGAPPFEAFDATVLD from the coding sequence ATGAGCACACCGGAGGAGCACGACGATCCCGCGGGCTACCAGGGTCCGGCAACGGCGGCGCACGACGAGCACGAGCACGCCGTGGACCTCACCCTCTCCGGGCACTTCGAGCCCATTGGCGGCACATACTCCTGGTACGGCCGGGTGCGCGGGCTGCCGCAGACCCCGAGCGGGACGACGCTGACGGTGCGCACCGACGCCGCCGAGGCACAGGTGGTGGTCACCGAGCAGGACCTGTGGGGCAACCACCTGGTGCGGGGCGTCGGCGCGCCCCCGTTCGAGGCCTTCGACGCCACCGTCCTGGACTAG
- a CDS encoding class I SAM-dependent methyltransferase yields the protein MDPATEVAERLMSSAAGMFDLMAVALGDRLGYYRCLDGSPPLSSAELAAATDTGERGAREWLEQQAVTGLVELAASSAVAADRRYRLKPGVGQVLASADDLSYLAPLARQLVAAAAQVPAVAEAFRAGTGVPWSAFGTDMRESQADLNRPGFLGLLAQEWLATLPDVQLRLHSDPPARVADVGCGGGWSAIGLAQGLPGVQVDAFELDPASVELARRNVAEAGLDGRVRVWEQDVATVRAEAGYDLVTAFECLHDLPHPVPALAAMRALAAPSGAVLVADMKVASAFAPPGDLVERLMYGFSLSVCLPDSMSTPGSAATGTVMRESTMRDYARQAGFTSVDTLPVEHDLWRFYRLA from the coding sequence ATGGATCCTGCGACCGAGGTCGCTGAACGGCTGATGAGCTCAGCCGCCGGGATGTTCGACCTGATGGCGGTGGCACTGGGCGACCGGCTCGGCTACTACCGCTGCCTGGACGGCTCTCCGCCGCTGTCCTCCGCCGAGCTGGCCGCGGCCACCGACACCGGCGAGCGGGGAGCCCGGGAGTGGTTGGAGCAGCAGGCCGTGACCGGCCTGGTCGAGCTCGCCGCCAGCTCCGCCGTGGCGGCCGACCGGCGCTACCGGCTCAAGCCGGGCGTGGGTCAGGTGCTGGCCAGCGCCGACGACCTCAGCTACCTGGCGCCGCTGGCCCGTCAGCTGGTGGCCGCGGCGGCGCAGGTGCCCGCGGTGGCGGAGGCCTTCCGTGCCGGCACGGGCGTTCCCTGGTCGGCGTTCGGAACCGACATGCGGGAGTCCCAGGCCGACCTGAACCGCCCCGGCTTCCTCGGCCTGCTCGCGCAGGAGTGGCTGGCCACCCTGCCCGACGTCCAGCTGAGGCTGCACTCCGACCCGCCGGCGCGGGTGGCCGACGTGGGGTGCGGCGGCGGGTGGTCGGCCATCGGGCTGGCGCAGGGCCTGCCCGGGGTGCAGGTGGACGCCTTCGAGCTGGACCCTGCCTCGGTGGAGCTGGCCCGGCGCAACGTGGCCGAGGCCGGCCTGGACGGGCGGGTGCGGGTCTGGGAGCAGGACGTCGCCACCGTGCGGGCGGAGGCCGGCTACGACCTGGTGACCGCCTTCGAGTGCCTGCACGACCTGCCGCACCCCGTGCCGGCGCTGGCGGCCATGCGTGCCCTGGCCGCGCCGAGCGGGGCCGTGCTGGTGGCCGACATGAAGGTGGCCAGCGCCTTCGCTCCGCCGGGTGACCTGGTGGAGCGGTTGATGTACGGCTTCAGCCTGTCGGTGTGCCTGCCCGACAGCATGAGCACGCCGGGCTCGGCCGCCACCGGGACCGTCATGCGGGAGAGCACCATGCGTGACTACGCGCGGCAGGCGGGGTTCACCTCGGTGGACACCCTGCCCGTCGAGCACGACCTGTGGCGGTTCTACCGCCTCGCCTAG
- a CDS encoding enoyl-CoA hydratase — protein MINTSHHGRVTVLEIDRPERRNALSTEVCDQLREAVTGSVEAGARALVITGAGTSFCSGADLGGVYGDGFLDALRAMLRAVTDAQVPVIAAVNGPAIGAGTQLAVCCDLRVAAPTAVFGVPTAKLGLAADAWTLRRLAMFAGGGMARRMMLTAQTVTAAEALRSGLADGEGGLADALELATHCASLAPLSLAYSKRVLNGLTADGAREADTNADWEVAEFERCWTSADFAEGQQARRDKRSPEFQGR, from the coding sequence ATGATCAACACCAGCCACCACGGCCGCGTCACCGTCCTGGAGATCGACCGGCCGGAGCGCCGCAACGCCCTCAGCACCGAGGTCTGCGACCAGCTGCGCGAGGCGGTGACCGGCAGCGTCGAGGCCGGTGCCCGCGCGCTGGTGATCACGGGCGCGGGCACCAGCTTCTGCTCCGGCGCCGACCTCGGCGGGGTGTACGGCGACGGGTTCCTCGACGCCCTGCGCGCGATGCTGCGGGCGGTCACCGACGCCCAGGTGCCGGTGATCGCCGCGGTGAACGGGCCGGCCATCGGCGCGGGGACCCAGCTGGCGGTGTGCTGCGACCTGCGGGTGGCCGCGCCCACCGCCGTGTTCGGGGTGCCCACCGCCAAGCTCGGCCTGGCCGCCGACGCCTGGACGCTGCGCCGGCTGGCCATGTTCGCCGGCGGCGGGATGGCCCGGCGGATGATGCTCACCGCGCAGACCGTGACCGCAGCCGAGGCGCTGCGCAGCGGGCTGGCCGACGGGGAGGGCGGCCTCGCCGACGCACTGGAGCTGGCGACGCACTGCGCCAGCCTGGCGCCGCTGAGCCTGGCCTACTCCAAGCGAGTGCTCAACGGCCTCACCGCCGACGGAGCACGAGAGGCCGACACCAACGCCGACTGGGAGGTGGCGGAGTTCGAGCGCTGCTGGACCAGCGCGGACTTCGCCGAGGGGCAGCAGGCCCGCCGGGACAAGCGCAGCCCGGAGTTCCAGGGCCGCTGA
- a CDS encoding SDR family NAD(P)-dependent oxidoreductase encodes MKTDFTNKVAVITGAGSGIGRALALDLASRGARLALSDVDSAGLAETVRQCEGLGAQVRSDHLDVAERSAVLEYADAVAAHYGVVNLLFNNAGIAFSGDVEVTEFKDIERVMDVDFWGVVNGTKAFLPHLIASGDGHLVNVSSLFGLLSIPTQSAYNSAKFAVRGFTESLRQEMLINKHPVKVTCVHPGGIKTGIARNSTAAVGSDAKILAEFFDAKLAKTTPETAARVILRGVGAGRPRVLIGSDAKALDALVRVTGSGYQRVVAAVCGRALPK; translated from the coding sequence ATGAAGACCGACTTCACCAACAAGGTCGCCGTCATCACCGGAGCCGGCTCGGGCATCGGCCGCGCGCTGGCGCTGGACCTCGCCAGCCGGGGCGCCCGGCTGGCCCTGTCCGACGTGGACAGTGCCGGCCTGGCCGAGACGGTTCGCCAGTGCGAGGGGCTGGGGGCGCAGGTGCGCTCCGACCACCTCGACGTGGCCGAGCGCTCGGCGGTGCTGGAGTACGCCGACGCCGTCGCGGCGCACTACGGCGTGGTCAACCTGCTGTTCAACAACGCCGGCATCGCCTTCAGCGGCGACGTCGAGGTCACCGAGTTCAAGGACATCGAGCGGGTGATGGACGTCGACTTCTGGGGGGTCGTCAACGGCACCAAGGCGTTCCTGCCCCACCTCATCGCCTCCGGCGACGGCCACCTGGTCAACGTCTCCAGCCTGTTCGGGCTGCTGTCCATCCCCACCCAGAGCGCCTACAACTCGGCCAAGTTCGCCGTGCGCGGCTTCACCGAGTCGCTGCGCCAGGAGATGCTCATCAACAAGCACCCCGTCAAGGTCACCTGCGTGCACCCCGGGGGCATCAAGACGGGCATCGCCCGCAACAGCACGGCCGCGGTGGGCTCCGACGCCAAGATCCTGGCGGAGTTCTTCGACGCCAAGCTGGCCAAGACCACGCCCGAGACCGCCGCACGCGTCATCCTCAGGGGAGTCGGCGCCGGACGGCCGCGCGTGCTCATCGGCTCCGACGCCAAGGCCCTCGACGCCCTGGTCCGAGTCACCGGTTCCGGCTACCAGCGGGTGGTTGCCGCGGTGTGCGGGCGCGCCCTGCCCAAGTAG
- a CDS encoding NAD(P)/FAD-dependent oxidoreductase has translation MTTATDAAATPAQDRAPSQAKQVDVLIIGSGFSGLGAAIKLTQAGKNNYVVIERGADVGGTWRDNTYPGAACDVPSHLYSYSFALNPEWSRSFSRQAEIQDYLEQTARRYDVLDKHVFGCEMESARWNSQTQRWDVQTSKGRWSAATVISAVGALCEPALPNIAGIEDFTGEIFHSARWNHDSDLTGKRVAVIGTGASGIQIVPAVAPQVAHMDVYQRTAPWILPRFDREYTRVERFAFRHVPGFQKLSRGLIYAMRETQVVALAKDPRLTRILQRVASKHMAQQVPDAELRKKVTPTWRIGCKRMLISNNWYPALQRDNVDLVTDGIDKVTSNAVVTKDGTVREVDAIVVATGFHVTDSPTYETIVGADGRTLAEHFAERGMQAYKGSAVTGFPNMFFLVGPNTGLGHTSMVYMIESQLSYVLDAVDTVARERIATVEVRPEVQQEYNAMLQRKLDPTVWMRGGCASWYLDAHGNNTTLWPDFTFAFRKATKSFDLDAYRYTRRAAVSSTAGPSTAAPAQPVPTAEEASA, from the coding sequence ATGACAACAGCCACAGACGCAGCCGCGACGCCCGCGCAGGACCGCGCGCCGTCCCAGGCGAAGCAGGTCGACGTGCTCATCATCGGCAGCGGGTTCTCCGGTCTCGGTGCCGCCATCAAGCTCACCCAGGCGGGCAAGAACAACTACGTGGTGATCGAGCGTGGCGCCGACGTCGGCGGCACCTGGCGCGACAACACCTACCCCGGTGCTGCCTGCGACGTGCCCTCGCACCTGTACTCGTACTCCTTCGCGCTCAACCCGGAGTGGAGCCGCAGCTTCTCCCGGCAGGCGGAGATCCAGGACTACCTGGAGCAGACCGCGCGCCGCTACGACGTGCTGGACAAGCACGTCTTCGGCTGCGAGATGGAGTCCGCCCGCTGGAACAGCCAGACGCAGCGCTGGGACGTGCAGACGTCCAAGGGCCGCTGGTCGGCGGCCACCGTCATCAGCGCGGTCGGCGCGCTGTGCGAGCCCGCGCTGCCCAACATCGCCGGCATCGAGGACTTCACCGGCGAGATCTTCCACTCCGCTCGCTGGAACCACGACTCCGACCTCACCGGCAAGCGGGTGGCGGTGATCGGCACCGGCGCCTCGGGCATCCAGATCGTGCCCGCCGTCGCGCCGCAGGTGGCCCACATGGACGTCTACCAGCGCACCGCCCCGTGGATCCTGCCCCGGTTCGACCGCGAGTACACCAGGGTGGAGCGCTTCGCGTTCCGGCACGTGCCCGGCTTCCAGAAGCTCTCCCGCGGCCTGATCTACGCGATGCGCGAGACCCAGGTGGTGGCACTGGCCAAGGACCCGCGCCTCACCCGCATCCTGCAGCGCGTGGCCTCGAAGCACATGGCCCAGCAGGTGCCCGACGCCGAGCTGCGCAAGAAGGTCACGCCCACCTGGCGCATCGGCTGCAAGCGGATGCTCATCTCCAACAACTGGTACCCGGCCCTGCAGCGCGACAACGTCGACCTGGTCACCGACGGCATCGACAAGGTCACCAGCAACGCGGTGGTCACCAAGGACGGCACCGTGCGCGAGGTGGACGCCATCGTGGTGGCCACCGGCTTCCACGTCACCGACTCACCCACCTACGAGACCATCGTCGGAGCCGACGGGCGCACGCTGGCCGAGCACTTCGCCGAGCGCGGCATGCAGGCCTACAAGGGCTCGGCCGTCACCGGCTTCCCCAACATGTTCTTCCTGGTCGGACCCAACACCGGCCTCGGGCACACCTCGATGGTCTACATGATCGAGTCGCAGCTGAGCTACGTGCTGGACGCGGTGGACACCGTGGCGCGGGAGCGCATCGCGACCGTCGAGGTCCGCCCGGAGGTGCAGCAGGAGTACAACGCCATGCTGCAGCGCAAGCTCGACCCCACGGTGTGGATGCGCGGTGGGTGCGCCAGCTGGTACCTCGACGCGCACGGCAACAACACCACCCTGTGGCCGGACTTCACCTTCGCCTTCCGCAAGGCCACCAAGAGCTTCGACCTGGACGCCTACCGCTACACCCGCCGCGCCGCCGTCAGCTCCACCGCTGGGCCGTCCACAGCTGCACCCGCGCAGCCGGTCCCGACCGCCGAGGAGGCGTCAGCATGA
- a CDS encoding TetR/AcrR family transcriptional regulator, whose translation MPTDKRTRLSPGARRAQLIALGAEMLAERRLEEVGVEEIADRAGISRGLLFHYFASKQDFHLAVVREMAAAMLERTAPDPALPPLEALHSSLSAFIDFVSENRSGYVSLLRGAASGDEAMRQVFDDTRAEMASRTLAQTPVLGIPAGPRTRLAVRGWIAFTEEAVISWLAEDDLSREELIDLISQALTALLLGAAPQ comes from the coding sequence GTGCCCACCGACAAGCGAACCCGGCTCAGCCCGGGAGCCCGCCGCGCCCAGCTCATCGCCCTCGGCGCGGAGATGCTGGCCGAGCGCCGCCTGGAGGAGGTGGGCGTGGAGGAGATCGCCGACCGGGCCGGGATCTCCCGAGGGCTGCTGTTCCACTACTTCGCCTCCAAGCAGGACTTCCACCTGGCCGTGGTGCGGGAGATGGCCGCCGCCATGCTGGAGCGCACCGCACCCGACCCGGCGCTGCCGCCGCTGGAGGCGCTGCACAGCTCGCTGTCGGCGTTCATCGACTTCGTCAGCGAGAACCGCAGCGGCTACGTGTCGCTGCTGCGCGGCGCGGCCAGCGGGGACGAGGCGATGCGTCAGGTCTTCGACGACACCCGGGCCGAGATGGCCAGCCGGACCCTCGCCCAGACGCCGGTGCTGGGCATCCCCGCCGGCCCACGCACCCGGCTGGCGGTGCGCGGCTGGATCGCCTTCACCGAGGAGGCGGTGATCAGCTGGTTGGCCGAGGACGACCTCTCCCGCGAGGAGCTGATCGACCTGATCAGCCAGGCACTGACCGCGCTGCTGCTCGGCGCCGCCCCGCAGTGA
- a CDS encoding serine hydrolase, whose amino-acid sequence MARRSVGATVVAALVLPLLATGCSAALSQSSGPVARTTDEDVLVAPSVTASPVPAAPTSAPPTSTPETTTRAAERAGTSGTEAAETAFQAQLAQLDRSFGITRSADVSIAARDLSTGQSVVTGASAGMVTASAVKVEILIGTLLKAQDAGRPLSASEEDLATRMITISDNDAATTLFDRLGGGPGLATVSKRLGLRSTEVGASGFFGLTTTSAQDQVALLDALTASTSVLNTENREYALGLMQSVAADQRWGVTAAADPGATTAVKNGWLPNSDDDNQWAVTSMGVVTAAGHRILLVVFTQHQPDRQTGIDYIEQASKLVAARLTA is encoded by the coding sequence ATGGCACGACGCTCCGTCGGCGCGACCGTGGTCGCCGCGCTCGTCCTCCCGCTGCTCGCCACGGGTTGCTCCGCCGCGCTGTCGCAGTCCAGTGGTCCGGTCGCCCGCACCACTGACGAGGACGTCCTGGTCGCACCCAGCGTCACCGCCTCGCCGGTCCCCGCCGCACCGACCAGCGCGCCCCCCACGAGCACTCCGGAGACCACCACCCGCGCCGCCGAGCGCGCCGGCACCTCCGGCACCGAGGCGGCGGAGACGGCCTTCCAGGCGCAGCTCGCCCAGCTCGACCGCTCCTTCGGCATCACGCGCTCGGCCGACGTCTCCATCGCCGCTCGGGACCTGAGCACCGGGCAGAGCGTGGTCACCGGCGCCTCGGCCGGCATGGTCACCGCCAGCGCCGTCAAGGTGGAGATCCTCATCGGAACGCTGCTCAAGGCGCAGGATGCCGGTCGGCCGCTGAGCGCGTCCGAGGAGGACCTGGCGACGCGGATGATCACCATCAGCGACAACGACGCGGCGACCACCCTCTTCGACCGCCTGGGTGGCGGACCGGGGCTCGCGACGGTGAGCAAGCGGCTGGGCCTGCGCAGCACCGAGGTCGGTGCCTCCGGCTTCTTTGGACTCACCACCACCAGCGCCCAGGACCAGGTCGCGCTGCTCGATGCGCTGACCGCCTCCACGTCGGTGCTCAACACCGAGAACCGGGAGTACGCGCTGGGCCTCATGCAGTCGGTGGCAGCCGACCAGCGCTGGGGGGTGACGGCGGCGGCCGATCCCGGGGCGACCACGGCGGTGAAGAACGGCTGGCTGCCCAACTCCGACGACGACAACCAGTGGGCGGTGACCAGCATGGGCGTGGTCACCGCGGCTGGGCACCGGATCCTGCTCGTGGTGTTCACCCAGCACCAGCCCGACCGGCAGACCGGCATCGACTACATCGAGCAGGCCAGCAAGCTCGTCGCCGCGCGCCTCACCGCCTGA